From the Lemur catta isolate mLemCat1 chromosome 1, mLemCat1.pri, whole genome shotgun sequence genome, the window TACTGACAAGTTAGTGAAATAGTTCTACCATATAGTGTTAAATAGAAAAGTTAGTGGTGGATCAATGTGTAAAATATAATTCCATTACATTTTGAAGTGCACATGTATAATTATCCATATACAAAGATGTGTTCTCTGTGTAAATATTACGTATTCAATCATATACAGATTcaaacaaagaaaattctagacCAACATACAACAAATTCTAAACATCAATTATTTCTTGAGGAGCAGGATTGGGGTAAGCAGGTGGAGAGCtggatttttactttatattgtaAATACTATATTTAGAACATATTATAAATAGAACATGACATTACTATAACTCAAATCTAAAGAAGCCCACAGTGTACAAGTAAGGCTTTTGTTCCTGACATCTGTGGTTTGACTGAACACCTGTTATGTTTCTCCCACTCTGTTCTCACATCAAGCCTCACACAGTTCTGCACAAcaggtatttttatttccatttacacCTGGGACTACTACCAGGGAGAGAGATTGTGTGAGAGCCAGCCTGAGTCAGGATTCGGATGCGGGTctatctgactccagagcccatgtcTTGCCAGATGGCTGACTGTTCCCTGTGAATTCAGTCTGGGGTGAGCCCACTAACGCTGACCCCGTGGGCACTCCCTCGGGGGAGGCCCAGGAAGCATTCTGGGACAATGTGCCTTGCTGGCTGCATGGCGGAGCTGGGTGATGGCACTCTGTGTCTCTTTGTCTAGGATGGCGCACTCCATTCTGTCCCTCTGGCTGGTAGTGGCTGGACTGGGTCCTCATGCCTGTGGCCGAGGGGTTCCTGACCAGAAAAATCATCCAATGCCAGAGATCCCGTCGGCCTCCTCAACCTTCCTGAACAATTCCCACTTTGCCTTCAGCCTTTACCGACAGATGGTGGCCCCGAACCCAGACAGGAACGTGCTCTTCTCCCCACTGAGCTTCTCCATCCCCCTTACTCTGTTGGCCCTCCAGGCCAGGCCGGAGGTGCGCACTCAGGTTCTGAAGGGCCTGGGGCTTAGCCTTGCCGAGGTCCCAGAGAAGCAGGCCCATGTGTACTACAGCCAGCAACTCCGTTCCTTACTGCCATCCCCTGAGGAATGCCACATAGACATGGGCAGCCTGCTGTTTGTGAGTATGAAGCAAAAAGTGCTGCAGAAGTTTATTGATACTGCCCAGAATCTGTACCTCGCAGAGGTCTTCCTCACCTCCTTCGAGAACGAACATTTAGCCAAGGATGAGATGGACTACTTCACGAGGAAGAAAACTCATGGCAAAATTGGCAATCTTGTCCAGGAGTTGGATAAAGACACTGTCTTAATTCTGaccaattatattttctttaaaggtaTGTAATCTTCTACTGATTAGTTAGACCTCTTTGCAGCTTACTGCAAAGTTAATCCATCTTTTGTCCAAGATGAATATTTCCTCTCCCCCTATCCGGGATCACATTCCATCCTGCCTCTCTAAGATTTTGTTCTATTGACCAGCTGCTCTGTCTCCCACACCTGCAGCCTCTGTCTTTAGGCACCTTCACCTGAACATTCAAACTCCAGTTCCCTTTCTAGTTCTAAGCCCcagctctccctctctctctgtcacagcCAACGTTTTAGGAAGGGGTGCACCCACACAGGACCAGCTACATAAGTTGTGGAGCTGCTTGTTCAAAGTCAGATTTCAAGATGCGATGGCTGAGTGTTAAACTACCTGtggggccctgtgtgactgcTAAGACCATGCCTGCCCACGTGTGAACTGTCCCCACTTGCCTGCCTTTCCACTGAGCACAAGTCTTGCATCTGGACGCATTAGTCATCTTGTCTCCAATTGCTACATCAAGCAGCCTCCCTTGCCAAAAGAACGCTGTTGAGCTGAGAACCTTCTCCTTCCACGGCCTCCCTTCTTGGCCGCATTTGACGCTGTTTTGTTGACCCTCTGTCAACACTCTCCTTTCTGGGCTCAACATGGCTGTCCCTCTACCTCCCCCTCCTTACTGCATCTCCCTCTCTTGTAGAGCCAGAccctattaattatttaattgttgACATTCCATAGAGTTCTTCCTTGGGTGACCTTGGCCTCTAATCAACCCGTAGGCTGGAGACTCCCAACTCCCTGGGACCAGCCGGCACCTCTCAGGAGCTCCGGACCCTTATCCTCGCTGGCCATCTGTCACCTCCTTCTGAAGGAAGCACCTCAAGCTCAACATGTTCAAAACAAAAGCTGTTTCTTCCCCCATCTCTCCCATCCCCCCAgatctcctcttccttctcctttcctctaaGTCTCAGTAAATGGCCCCAACTCCTGCCCAGCCCAGAACCTTGGTTGCCACTCACCACTAGCTGGGCAGATCAGCCACACTACACGTCTAGACAGGAACCACATCCTGtggcttctccctccctcatCTTTCTGCAGTCTGTGCACCCTTGTCCCTCTCCATTGCCACTATTCTTGTTCAAGTTACATTATCTCTTACCAAAATTATTGCAATTGTCTCCTAACTGGTCTCGCCGTCTGCAGTGTGCCTCCCCACCTGCACCTCTAGTCCAGTTTCTACGCTGCAGTCGGGAAGATCTTTCTATAAGCCCCACTGGACCTTGTAATTCCACTGCTTAAAACCTTTCAGCGGCCCCAGCCCAGCTGTAGCCCTTGGGCTAATGCTCCACATCTTTAGGAAGGACCAGGCCTTTAAGTGGCCTGTCCCCTGCTGCTGTCTTCACCCACATCTCTTGTCACCTCTCtactcttcctctccccagaagTACCACAGGCTACCCACACAAAACAACACCCCTGCCCTGAACTGCACTGTCTCTCACCCCCACAGGCCACCCCTTCGCTTGGAGTGCCCTTCACTGCCGCCTCCCCTCCGCATCCCCTGGCCGGTAGGTTCTCCTCCTGCAGGGCTCCGCTCCGAGGCCGTCACCTCCGGGAAGAATTCCTAGACAGTCTTCACCACTGAAGTTGCCAGatttaggaagaaaacaaaacaacaaaaacaacaagatgggacatgtttatattttaaaaaattatcatttctctgaaatttaaaatttaactgggcatcctatattttatctggcaactctacCCAACACTATCCAGAGTCCGTGGTGgtgagaaaaaaatgctttttgttttgaaCATGCTGAGTTTGAGATGCACCGTGGGCACTTGGATGGCAGTGACCGGATGGCGAGTGAGGATGTGGGCCTGCAGCTCCTGAGAGCTGTGGGCGGGGCGCAGAGACTTGGGAGTCCTCAGTGCGCAGGGGAGTTTCAAGCTAGCAGAGAGCACAGTCTTGCCTCTCCTCTGTGTTCGGGTAGAAACACATCCTTTCTTTAATCTGAGGACACACTGTGTTGTCATTTTTTGGTCACTTGTGTATCCCCACAAGGCTGTGGGCTCCTTCGTATGGGAGAGTTTACTGTTGTGTGACACCTGCCATCCCTGGAATCTGGATGCTGTCAAGATCGCAGGGCTCAGAAACGCAGGTTCTCGGTCTCCtcagcaccccctgccccaggccctcagAGCCCGGTCTCGGTCAGTCCCTCAGCGCTGGGCTCCTCAACCCCAGAGGCCTCAGCTGCCAGGAAGGACAGGCAGAAGCAGGCTCCAAAGGAGGAGGAGTGggctcccaccccaccctacccaAACTCCTCAGGCTCTGGGCTGAGGTCCACTTGCAGACTGCATTCAGATTTCTCCAACAGATTCCAGGGATGAGTGGAGTCCAGGTACCCTATACTTTGTGGAGCTGCGGTAAGCACTGTAAAAGAACATTATTCACTAACGATTACTGAGCGACTGCTATGTGCCAGACCTTGTGCTCAGACCTTTACTTGGAACATCTCTCTGATGCTCACAGATATCAAAAAGGTAGACGTCATCACCCCAGTGTGCATAGGAGGGCCCCGTTCCCTTTCTGGCCTCGCCTCCCACTCCCCTCTGCCTCACTCTTTATTCTCCAGCCACACAGGCTTCCTGATGTCCTTTGAACATGCCAGACCCACTCCTGCCAccgggcctttgcacatgctgttccctccctCTGGTATTTTCTCCCCCCAGGGACACCATGGCTCATTTCCTCACCATTAATTATTTACTCCATATCACCTCAGGgagatttatataaaattataactcTCCTTCCCTTAGATTTATCGaccctttctttatttctctccttagCACATATCATCATCTaacacctttttttcccctagtttaTCTTGTTCCTGCTCTTCCCCAGGTGTGTAAGCTCCACGTGGCCGTGTTGCTCACGCGAGAATGGTGCCTGGCAGACAGCAGCTGTCGGGGCGTGAGCTAGTGCACTCGGGTTTTGGGAAAGATCTCCCCAGACGAAAATTAGGATAGAGAgagaagtttatttactttttcctcaGCAGAAAAAGGGCCAACACAGAAGTGAAGGGAGGTAGAGAATGTTGGCAGAGAGAACCAGGCATTCAGGCTGTTTAAAAGGTGAGGTTGTAAGTTAGCGGGGACGGCTGAGAAACGGCTGCATCCGAGCCTTCTTTCTTCTTAGCAGCAGGCTGGTGACAGAAGGGGGGATGTCAAAGAGTTGATTGGTGTCTCCCCCCTTTCCCTGGAGGCAGGATTATCCCTGGGGATGTGACTCTGCCCTGCCCTCGAAAAAGGACAAAGGCCTGAAGCTGGCACCAAGGCTgtaaaaagcagattctcaaaagcagttttaaaagggaaagatttacatttcctttccgTCTGCTCAGCTCTTTTCAGATGTTGTGAAAAACAGAGCCCCACAGGATGCCAGTCAGCCAGCgggagagagagcgagagcgCGTGCCAGCCCACGATTGATTTCAGCCCTTACTATGGGTTACacaaattttctgttatttcaccAGCAAGTAAGGCCTTCCTTTCAGCACCCCTCCCTAGAGAGCTCCCAAATGAGTGAAATGCCTGACATCTGGTGCCCTGTGCCCTGAAGACTAGTGGCTTCCTCTAACGCTTGCGCTCTCTCGTGTCAGGGAAATGGAGACACAGATTCGACCCAAAGCTCGCTGTGACCAGGCCCTTTTGGGTGAGCGAGGATCTCGCGATCCCGGTGCCCACGATGCAGCGTCTGGGCAGGTTCCGGCTCCGGCATTTCCTCCACCTGCACAGCCACGTGCTCCGGTTGCCCTACAGCTGCAACACCACCACAGTCTTCATTCTTCCCGACATGGGCAAGGTCAGGGAGACGGAAGAGGCATTGATGAAGGAGGATTTTGACACATGGACTCAGCCCTTCCCGCTAAGGTAaccccagctgtccccaccccagcgTGCAGTGTGAGACCCTCTCCACGGCCACCTTTGTGGCATGAGGGTGGGACTAGACCACGCTCTAATTATCAAACAGGGCTCAGCCAttccctgctcccagagaggggagcaggagaggggagagCAGCAGGACAaaaccatcatcatcaccaccatatTATCACATCTCAGCCTCCTCTGAGAGATTACAGTTCACCTTAGCATTTCAAAGCCCTGAGAGGTTGTCAAGAACTGAACAACGTTGAACATAGCTTTACTCAGCATTTGACAAACAGCATTTGAACATGGCACACACTTTAACAGAAGACCTATAAACAAACTGCAATTCCATGCAACCCACAGTAGGCTAATTACCAAGGGTCTGTCTTCGCAGTTCATAAACTGATGCATTCAGTGTGAGCGGTAATTAACTCAGGGGAGCCAGGACCTGCCCTCTTTACTGGTCACGTCTCAGGGAGACTTTACATGAAAGTCACTTCCCAGCCACCTGCAtgtctctctcctctttgccACACTCTATGCTCAACTTGCTTGCTTTACTCAAGTATTTGAGGTCTTTGTGACTCAAAATGTGGGCTGAAGCATCACTGGCTTCATCCAGAAGTTTGTCAGAAATAGAgggtctcaggccccaccccacacctgctggatcagaatcttcattttcaCAAGATCTCAGGTGATTCGTGTGCACATTAAGGACGGGGAAGCCCTGAGCTAAACCCCAGGCAAATCCCAGGGCTTCCCAACAGATCTTCTAGATCCTCCATCATTACAAATCACCAAGTGGTGACCTACGTGCTGTGTCCCAAGTACCTTCTCTACACCCATCATTCTGGCCTTGGACCTGGCCCCATCTTCTAGACCAGGATTCCTCCCCCTCAGCATGTTGCGGGCTGTCCTGTGCTTGATAGGATGTTTAGTAGTGTCCCTGGATGCTCTGCCTACTGGATACCAGCAGCACCCACCACCCCTCAGTTGTGAGGACCAAATCATCCCCAGGTGTTGCCAGATATTCCCTGGGGGGCCAAGCCACTCCGCTTCCAAACCATGAATCCTCGCATGCGCTTTGCTCATTCCGGAGTTTCCATCACCCCCGAAGGCCTGTCTGACTGGACACACAGCGAGCCACATTGAGCTGAGAGTTGAGCTCACCCCAGCAGAATGTTCTTACACCCCCAAGTGCACTTCCTCTGGTGGGGGCTGAGGGCCTCCAGCTCTCCTCCCGTTGCTCAGTTTACCCAAGAAGCCACCTGGAGCTGTTAGGAGGCCCCACCAGGCCAGGGAGCTGCCAGGTGCGCCACGGcggaggaaggaagaaggctcGTGGCTGAGCCAGTTGGGAGACTAAAGCTGGGAAGAAACATTCTCAATGCTCAGTGATCCCCAAGGCTGTGGACACGGGTCACGCTCAGGCTGCTGTGCAGGGACCGTCCCCATGGGtgccttttgttgtttttgttttttagttttgactttttatttgGACTCTTTCCAGCTTTtatgaggtataattgacaaagaaaaattgtatatatcCAAGGCGTGCAGGCTGATGTTGCAATGTACGTACACGCTGGACGTGATCACCACAGTCAAGCTAATTCACATATCCACCCCCTCACATAGGTACCACCATGTCTTGTGTATGGTGAGAACACTTCAGATCTGCTCTCTTAGCAAGGATCCAGCATGCAGTGCAGTATCAAGACAGGCTCCGTGCTGCACAGTAGAAATCTGGAACGTGCGCATCCTGTGTCACTAACTGCACTCTTTGACCCACATCTCCCCATccgccaccccacccagcccctggcaaccacctcTCTACCCTCTGCGTCTGTGCGGTCACCTTTTTAAGATGCCATCTCTAAGTGAGATCATGTCCCCTCACATGTACAGATGGGAAAAGGTAAACACAGGTGAAAGTGGCACTCAGTCCTGTCCCGGACCTTCAAGGCCTTGAGGCCGGGCCTATGGAGAGAGGGAAACAGGATAAGGCTACGTGTTGGGCCAAAGACAGACAGACGGACAAAGAGACTCTCTTCTTCCCCTGGACCCAGAGCGCGCCACAGCCAGCCTGAGAAGCAGCAGCACAGCTTGAGAAAGAGCTGCCGttttgactttgggcaaatctCTTAATCTCTTTAACCccccattttctcatttataaagtggaTATTTTTAGCACTCAGCCCCCAGGATTACTATGAGGATGAAACGAAATTACCTTGTAGAGTACCTGGCAGAGACCCGTTTATTGCAGGCGCTTGGTAAACACAACCaacattaattttattccattactC encodes:
- the LOC123645006 gene encoding alpha-1-antitrypsin-like, which translates into the protein MAHSILSLWLVVAGLGPHACGRGVPDQKNHPMPEIPSASSTFLNNSHFAFSLYRQMVAPNPDRNVLFSPLSFSIPLTLLALQARPEVRTQVLKGLGLSLAEVPEKQAHVYYSQQLRSLLPSPEECHIDMGSLLFVSMKQKVLQKFIDTAQNLYLAEVFLTSFENEHLAKDEMDYFTRKKTHGKIGNLVQELDKDTVLILTNYIFFKGKWRHRFDPKLAVTRPFWVSEDLAIPVPTMQRLGRFRLRHFLHLHSHVLRLPYSCNTTTVFILPDMGKVRETEEALMKEDFDTWTQPFPLRKRRLYFPKFSLPGNIQLDKLLPTIGISDLFSYHAQISGMSLQTMPTKVSKAEHRAELTVDEEGAEEEDVTDLQDLDVFREELPPCPPLQQALPTASF